Proteins co-encoded in one Acidovorax sp. 69 genomic window:
- a CDS encoding TRAP transporter substrate-binding protein, protein MQLTKLVVGLSLALGFVATAAAQTTMRISISTAQNSHQGVAIDTFAKEVEKRTGGRYKVQTFYNGALGGERESIEAVQLGTQELAFSSTGPIPNFVPETKILDVPFLFRDKAHARAVLDGPIGQEMLTKFDAKGFKALAWAENGFRHMTNSKRDVKEPGDLKGLKMRTMENPVHIAAYKGFGIITTPMAFPEVFTALQQGTVDGQENPLPVIISAKFDQVQKHLTLTGHVYSPCIFVMNKASFDKLSAADKQAFVDAAKEGTKANRARVDEDDAKGVADLRAKGMTVIDNPDKAKFVAALAPVNAEFEKQFGKAALDKIRDVK, encoded by the coding sequence ATGCAATTGACCAAACTCGTCGTCGGCCTGAGCCTTGCGCTCGGCTTTGTGGCCACCGCTGCCGCGCAAACCACCATGCGCATCAGCATTTCTACTGCCCAGAATTCTCACCAGGGCGTGGCCATCGACACGTTTGCCAAGGAAGTCGAAAAGCGCACGGGTGGCCGCTACAAGGTTCAGACCTTCTACAACGGCGCTCTCGGCGGTGAGCGTGAGTCGATTGAAGCGGTGCAACTGGGCACCCAAGAGCTGGCGTTCAGCTCCACCGGTCCTATCCCCAACTTTGTGCCCGAAACCAAGATCCTGGACGTGCCCTTCCTGTTCCGCGATAAGGCCCATGCCCGTGCCGTGCTCGACGGCCCCATCGGCCAGGAGATGCTCACCAAGTTCGACGCGAAGGGCTTCAAGGCGCTGGCCTGGGCTGAGAACGGCTTTCGCCACATGACCAACAGCAAGCGCGACGTGAAGGAGCCCGGCGACTTGAAGGGCCTGAAGATGCGCACGATGGAGAACCCCGTGCACATCGCTGCGTACAAGGGCTTTGGCATCATCACCACGCCCATGGCCTTCCCTGAAGTGTTCACAGCCCTGCAGCAAGGCACCGTGGACGGCCAGGAGAACCCCCTGCCCGTGATCATCTCGGCCAAGTTCGACCAGGTGCAAAAGCACCTGACGCTCACCGGCCACGTCTACTCGCCCTGCATTTTTGTGATGAACAAGGCATCGTTTGACAAGCTCAGCGCCGCCGACAAGCAGGCTTTCGTCGATGCCGCCAAGGAAGGCACCAAGGCCAACCGTGCCCGCGTGGACGAAGACGATGCCAAGGGCGTGGCCGACCTGCGCGCCAAGGGCATGACGGTGATCGACAACCCGGACAAGGCCAAGTTTGTGGCAGCCCTGGCACCCGTGAATGCCGAGTTTGAAAAGCAGTTCGGCAAGGCGGCACTCGACAAGATCCGCGACGTCAAGTAA
- a CDS encoding TRAP transporter small permease — MKNAFLTFERWTTFIAMLGACAMLAVSASLGMFQIITRFVLEQPAEWTEVLIRFSLIWMVFLAIPAAFRQGAMVSVDVLYRWSPPKIRRVLDWVVSLAALSLIGIIIWWGWDYAQRGGVQSMAGLESVSMFWAYLAMPVGGLFCIVGIIGNLIDPLRMELETAQ; from the coding sequence ATGAAAAACGCCTTTCTCACCTTTGAGCGTTGGACCACGTTCATCGCCATGCTGGGCGCCTGCGCCATGCTGGCCGTGTCGGCCTCGCTGGGCATGTTCCAGATCATCACGCGTTTTGTGCTCGAACAACCCGCCGAATGGACCGAAGTGCTGATCCGCTTCAGCCTGATCTGGATGGTGTTCCTGGCCATCCCCGCCGCCTTCCGCCAGGGCGCGATGGTGAGCGTGGACGTGCTGTACCGCTGGAGCCCGCCCAAGATACGGCGCGTGCTGGACTGGGTGGTTTCGCTGGCGGCACTGTCGCTGATCGGCATCATCATCTGGTGGGGCTGGGATTACGCCCAACGCGGCGGCGTGCAGAGCATGGCGGGGCTGGAATCCGTGTCCATGTTCTGGGCCTATCTGGCCATGCCTGTGGGCGGGCTTTTTTGTATTGTCGGAATCATTGGCAACCTCATTGATCCTTTGCGCATGGAACTGGAGACGGCCCAATGA
- the gcvH gene encoding glycine cleavage system protein GcvH, translated as MTVKFSKEHEWINTTDTAAAVVGITVHAQDALGDVVFVDLPEVGASFNLGDVAGVVESVKAAADVYMPVTGEIVEVNEALRADPSLANSDPLGAGWFFKVKLADVAQLDGLMDETAYSAFAANA; from the coding sequence ATGACCGTCAAATTTTCCAAAGAACACGAATGGATCAACACCACCGACACGGCCGCTGCTGTGGTGGGCATCACCGTGCACGCGCAGGATGCCCTGGGCGATGTGGTGTTTGTGGACCTGCCCGAGGTGGGCGCGAGCTTCAACCTGGGTGACGTGGCGGGCGTGGTCGAGTCCGTGAAGGCCGCCGCCGACGTGTACATGCCCGTCACCGGCGAGATCGTCGAAGTGAACGAAGCCCTGCGCGCCGACCCCTCCCTGGCCAACAGCGATCCGCTGGGCGCTGGCTGGTTCTTCAAGGTCAAGCTGGCGGATGTCGCCCAGCTCGACGGCCTGATGGACGAGACGGCTTATAGCGCCTTCGCAGCCAACGCCTGA
- the gcvT gene encoding glycine cleavage system aminomethyltransferase GcvT — protein sequence MSATNAPLLTTPLNALHMELGARMVPFAGYSMPVQYPAGLMAEHVHTRTAAGLFDVSHMGQLRLIGADAATAFESLMPVDVIDLPVGKQRYGLLLTDEGTVIDDLMFFNQGVVDGEPTLFVIVNGACKVGDIAHIQARIGQRCKVVPMPDHALLALQGPQAVTALARLSPGVEKLVFMTGGAFDIAGCDCFVTRSGYTGEDGFEISVPAAQADTLARALLAQPEVKPIGLGARNSLRLEAGLCLYGNDIDTTTTPPEAALNWAIQKVRRTGGARAGGFPGADKVLAQIDNPASLQRKRVGLVALERVPVREHTELQSTDGQKIGEVTSGLLGPTVNEPVAMGYVAPAFAAMGTRVNAIVRGKPVPMEVRALPFVPANYFRG from the coding sequence ATGTCAGCCACCAATGCCCCCCTGCTCACCACGCCCCTGAACGCCCTGCACATGGAGCTGGGCGCCCGCATGGTGCCGTTTGCTGGCTATTCCATGCCCGTGCAGTACCCTGCAGGCCTGATGGCAGAGCATGTGCACACCCGCACTGCGGCGGGCTTGTTTGACGTGTCGCACATGGGCCAGCTCAGGCTCATCGGCGCCGATGCCGCCACCGCTTTTGAATCGCTGATGCCTGTGGACGTGATAGACCTGCCTGTGGGCAAGCAGCGTTACGGCCTGTTGCTCACCGACGAGGGCACGGTCATCGACGACCTGATGTTCTTCAACCAGGGCGTAGTGGATGGCGAGCCGACCCTGTTTGTCATCGTGAATGGCGCCTGCAAGGTGGGCGACATCGCCCACATCCAGGCCCGCATCGGCCAGCGTTGCAAAGTGGTGCCCATGCCCGACCACGCCCTGCTCGCACTGCAAGGCCCGCAGGCCGTCACCGCCCTCGCCCGCCTGTCACCCGGTGTGGAAAAGCTGGTGTTCATGACCGGCGGCGCGTTTGACATTGCAGGCTGCGACTGTTTTGTGACGCGCAGTGGCTACACCGGCGAAGACGGCTTTGAAATCTCGGTGCCTGCCGCCCAGGCCGACACCCTGGCGCGCGCCCTGCTGGCCCAGCCCGAGGTCAAGCCCATTGGCCTGGGGGCCCGCAACTCGCTGCGCCTGGAGGCGGGCCTTTGCCTGTACGGCAACGACATCGACACCACCACCACGCCGCCTGAGGCCGCTCTGAACTGGGCCATCCAGAAGGTGCGCCGCACCGGTGGCGCGCGCGCGGGCGGCTTCCCCGGTGCCGACAAGGTGCTGGCGCAGATCGACAACCCCGCCAGCCTTCAGCGCAAACGCGTAGGCCTGGTAGCGCTGGAGCGCGTACCCGTGCGTGAACACACCGAACTGCAGAGCACCGACGGCCAGAAGATCGGCGAAGTGACCAGTGGCCTGCTGGGCCCCACGGTGAACGAGCCCGTGGCCATGGGCTATGTGGCGCCCGCCTTCGCGGCCATGGGCACGCGCGTCAACGCCATCGTGCGTGGCAAGCCGGTGCCCATGGAAGTGCGCGCCCTGCCCTTTGTGCCCGCCAACTACTTTCGCGGCTGA
- a CDS encoding TRAP transporter large permease codes for MTAVMISTMVLCFALTVSVAVSIGLASILGIQASNANMLISVKEMFGAINKFPLAAIPFFILAGNLMETGGISRRLVEFAKSIVGGVQGGLPMTCVLTCMIFAAVSGSSVATTFAIGAILIPALIKHGYPTSYAAALQATSAELGVIIPPSIPMILYGVSAEVSIGELFIAGFGPGLLISGALMFFVWAYCKYKGWGKNDGDGRMPFGKATLQAGWALLMPVIILGGIYGGVFTPTEASAVAVFYALVVGVVIYREIKIKDLFAILRKSALSSAVIMFIIANAGLFAFLITRAGVPDAIGRWLESVLQSPALFLLGVNAALFVIGMFIETSAAIIVLAPILAPVAMHFGIDPVHFGLIMVVNLALGMITPPFGVNLFAACTVAKISLDRIIKHLLPFVGVILVCLLIITYIPSISLALRDLVYAK; via the coding sequence ATGACCGCAGTGATGATTTCAACGATGGTGCTGTGCTTTGCACTCACCGTCTCGGTGGCTGTTTCCATCGGACTCGCCTCCATCCTGGGTATCCAGGCGTCCAACGCCAACATGCTCATTTCGGTCAAAGAGATGTTTGGCGCGATCAACAAGTTTCCGCTGGCCGCCATCCCGTTCTTCATCCTGGCAGGTAACCTGATGGAAACCGGCGGCATCTCGCGCCGTCTGGTCGAATTTGCCAAGAGCATTGTGGGTGGGGTGCAAGGGGGCCTACCCATGACCTGCGTGCTCACCTGCATGATCTTTGCCGCCGTGTCGGGCTCTTCGGTCGCCACCACGTTTGCGATTGGCGCCATCCTGATTCCCGCGCTCATCAAGCACGGCTACCCCACCAGCTATGCGGCTGCGCTTCAGGCTACCAGCGCTGAACTGGGCGTGATCATTCCGCCCTCCATCCCCATGATCCTGTACGGCGTGAGCGCCGAGGTGTCGATTGGTGAGCTGTTCATCGCAGGCTTCGGCCCGGGCCTGCTGATCAGCGGAGCGCTGATGTTCTTTGTCTGGGCGTATTGCAAATACAAGGGTTGGGGCAAGAACGACGGCGATGGCCGCATGCCCTTTGGCAAGGCCACGCTGCAGGCCGGCTGGGCGCTGCTCATGCCCGTGATCATCCTGGGCGGCATCTATGGCGGCGTTTTCACCCCCACCGAAGCATCGGCCGTGGCCGTGTTCTACGCGTTGGTGGTAGGCGTCGTGATCTACCGCGAGATCAAGATCAAGGACCTGTTCGCCATTCTGCGCAAGTCGGCCCTCTCGTCGGCCGTGATCATGTTCATCATCGCCAACGCTGGCTTGTTTGCGTTCCTGATCACCCGTGCCGGCGTGCCAGATGCCATTGGCCGCTGGCTGGAATCCGTGCTGCAGTCACCCGCCCTGTTTTTGCTCGGTGTCAATGCTGCGCTGTTCGTGATCGGCATGTTCATCGAGACCAGCGCGGCCATCATCGTGCTGGCCCCCATCCTGGCGCCCGTGGCCATGCACTTCGGTATTGATCCTGTGCACTTCGGTCTCATCATGGTGGTGAACCTGGCACTGGGCATGATCACGCCGCCCTTCGGTGTGAACCTGTTCGCAGCCTGCACGGTGGCCAAAATTTCGCTGGACCGGATCATCAAGCACCTGCTGCCCTTTGTGGGCGTGATCTTGGTTTGCTTGTTGATCATCACCTACATTCCCTCGATTTCACTGGCACTTCGTGATCTGGTCTACGCGAAGTAG